The genomic region GAAAATTTGCATCAAAATTCAAAATGCACTGTAGCATATTACCATGAATATCAATATCATGCAACCAGCTTCAATATATTGGGGGGTTTTAtgattttcttttagttttggtATCTTTGTTGGTGGGGGGCAGTTTTACAATGGCAATGGCATCAAACCAGAAGCTGAGAGATCTTGAATGGCTTCTTCAAGCATTTGAAACTGAAAGCCTTAACCTACACAACATTTCCTTCTACCTTTCCCAACCTGTTTCAGGCTGTTATCAAGAAACAGAAAACTCCATGGCCATTAACATTTCCTCAGATTGTCTTGAATACTTCTCCCTAATTCTTATAGTGCTAGGACCAGCCAAGACCAGCTTGTTGTCTCTTCGGAATTTGGAGTTTCATTGTGTTGAATGGGAGTTAGAACAAGTGCAGAACCTTGGGGAGCTGTTAGATAGTAACTTGAACATCAAACAACTGGTGTTCATGAGGAGCAGATTCAGTGAAGATTGCTTATCAGAGTTTTCTGATATTTTGAAGAGAAATGGAGCTATCAAAGAGGTGATGTTTTGTGAATCACATATTGGGATAGTTGGTGCTATATTTCTTGCCTCGGCTCTTAAGGTGAATGAAAGCTTGGAAGAGTTACAGATATGGGAAGACTCAATTGGATCAAGAGGTGCTGAGGAGCTTTCAAAGATGATTGAAGCTAACTCAATGCTGAAGCTTTTGACGATTTTCGACTCGAGTTCGATCACAGCAACTCCCCTTATATCTGCTGTTTTAGCAAGGAATAGAGGTATGGAAGTCCATGTATGGAGTGGAGAAAGTGGAGATAAAAGTTCCAAGGTGGTTGAGTTTACACCTCAAAACACCACTCTTAGGATCTACAAGATCGATGTTTCGGGTGCCTGCAGGGTTGCTTGTGCTCTTGGGATGAATTCGACCGTCTCATCGTTCGATATGACAGGAGTACGCCTAAAATCACGGTGGGCAAAGGAATTTAGATGGGTTTTGGAGCAGAACCGAAGCCTGAAAGAGGTAACCTTGTCAAAAACCTGCCTTAAAGACAAGGGAATAGTGTATGTAGCAGCTGGACTATTCAAGAACAGGCATTTGGAACGCTTGCACCTCGATGGAAACTGGTTCAGCGGTGTGGGACTCGAGCATCTGCTGTGCCCTTTGAGTAGGTTCTCTGCTTTGCAATGCCAAGCCAACATTACACTAAGGTCGGTGACATTTGGAGGTAGTAGAACAAAAATAGGAAGATCTGGTTTTGCAGCCATTTTGCATATGTTAACCACCAACGAAACTTTGACTCGGCTAGCTATCGTGGATGATCAAAGTATGAGACCAGATGACTTTTTTAGAATCTTCAAGAGCTTAGAGAAGAATGCCAGTTTGAGATGTTTGTCTTTACAAGGCTGCAAAGGAGTTAGAGGGGAGAGGTTGTTGCAGGCAATAATGGAGACACTGCAAATAAATCCTTGGATCGAAGATATTGATCTCGTTCGAACTCCATTGCATAATACGGGGAAGGCAGATGCCATTTATCATAGATTGGGTCAGAATGGGAAGCCTGAAACTGAACCTGAAAATGATTTGCTCAAGGATATGCCACTTACTGAGCCCAAGTGCTGTAGGGTATTCTTTTGTGGCCAAGAGTATGCTGGTAAGTTCTATTAACTACACATTTCCACTTATTAATGCTGAGATCAAAAGTAACCATTTCCTTTTAATTACTATTTTCAGGTAAGGCAACACTTTGCAATTCAATATCACAGAATTTCTCTTCTCCTAAACTTCCCTACCTTGAACAAGTGAGGACCCTCGTGAATCCAGTTGAACAAGCTGTTAGAACAGTTGGTATGAAGATAAAGACTTTCAAAGATGAAGACACAAAGATATCGATATGGAATCTTGCTGGTCAGCATGAGTTTTACTCTCTTCATGATCTCATGTTCCCGGGGCATGGGAGCGCATCGTTTTTCCTCATCATATCCAGTTTATTCAGGAAACCAAGCAACCGAGAACCAAAGACTCCAATGGAGATTAAAGAGGACCTCCAATATTGGCTCAGGTTCATCGTTTCCAATTCAAAAAGGGCGGTCCAGCAGTGCATGCTACCCAATGTAGCAGTTGTCCTCACACACTATGACAAAGTCAATCAAACATCCCAGAACTTGGAGGCCGCAGTGAATTCAATACAAAAGTTGAGAGACAAGTTTAATGGCTATGTTGATTTCTATCCAACTGTGTTTACTGTCGATGCAAGATCGTCTGCATCAGTCAGTAAACTCACTCATCACATTCGAAAAACAAGCAAAACTGTCCTCCAGAGAGTTCCTCGGGT from Gossypium arboreum isolate Shixiya-1 chromosome 1, ASM2569848v2, whole genome shotgun sequence harbors:
- the LOC108482927 gene encoding protein TORNADO 1; this translates as MAMASNQKLRDLEWLLQAFETESLNLHNISFYLSQPVSGCYQETENSMAINISSDCLEYFSLILIVLGPAKTSLLSLRNLEFHCVEWELEQVQNLGELLDSNLNIKQLVFMRSRFSEDCLSEFSDILKRNGAIKEVMFCESHIGIVGAIFLASALKVNESLEELQIWEDSIGSRGAEELSKMIEANSMLKLLTIFDSSSITATPLISAVLARNRGMEVHVWSGESGDKSSKVVEFTPQNTTLRIYKIDVSGACRVACALGMNSTVSSFDMTGVRLKSRWAKEFRWVLEQNRSLKEVTLSKTCLKDKGIVYVAAGLFKNRHLERLHLDGNWFSGVGLEHLLCPLSRFSALQCQANITLRSVTFGGSRTKIGRSGFAAILHMLTTNETLTRLAIVDDQSMRPDDFFRIFKSLEKNASLRCLSLQGCKGVRGERLLQAIMETLQINPWIEDIDLVRTPLHNTGKADAIYHRLGQNGKPETEPENDLLKDMPLTEPKCCRVFFCGQEYAGKATLCNSISQNFSSPKLPYLEQVRTLVNPVEQAVRTVGMKIKTFKDEDTKISIWNLAGQHEFYSLHDLMFPGHGSASFFLIISSLFRKPSNREPKTPMEIKEDLQYWLRFIVSNSKRAVQQCMLPNVAVVLTHYDKVNQTSQNLEAAVNSIQKLRDKFNGYVDFYPTVFTVDARSSASVSKLTHHIRKTSKTVLQRVPRVYQLCNDLIQILSDWRSENYNKPAMKWKEFAELCQVKVPPLRIRSRRDNKEKIETRRRAVATCLHHIGEVIYFDELGFLILDCEWFCGEVLSQLIKLEVRRQSSAENGFISRKELEKIIRASLQSQIPGMGSKVFENLEANDLIKMMMKLELCYEQDPSDPNSLLLIPSILEEGRGKPQKWQLGGADCLYAGRHLQCDDSSHMFLTPGFFPRLQVHLHNRIMAMKNQHGATYSLEKYLISININGIHVRVELGGQLGYYIDILACSTKNLTETLRLIHQLIVPAIQSLCHGVTLIENIMRPECVQNLVPPRYRKSQYVPLQQLKQALLSVPAETMYDYQHTWDSVSDSGKLVLRAGFDLARDLLSDDDFREVLHRRYHDLYNLAVELQVPPENNPDEEENSLSSAVESGKVDPSFSGIAKGVETVLQRLKIIEQEIRDLKQEIQGMRYYEHRLLIELHRKVNYLVNFNVHVEGRKVPNMFYFVQTENYSRRLVTTVISGMTALRLHMLCEFRREMHVVEDQVGCEVMHVDNTVVKCLAPYMTKFMKLVTFALKIGAHLAAGMGNLIPDLSREVAHLADSSVIYGAAGAVAAGAAGSAAMGRINGIRNQNRRGDIQQDLRSAQQWVVDFLRDRRCSTGKDIADKFGLWRVRYRDDGHIAWICRRHMTIRANEIIEVPI